Sequence from the Candidatus Effluviviaceae Genus V sp. genome:
CGCGCTGGGGCGAGTTGGGTGTCCGGGTGAAGGACGGACAGGTCAGCTTCCGGCCGGCGCTCCTCCGCGACGAGGAGTTCCTCGACCGGGGCGACGTGTTCGAGTACGTCGATCTCGAGGGGAAGGCCCGCTCGCTCGATCTCCCGGGGAGAACGCTCGCCTTTACCTTCTGCCAGGTGCCCGTCGTCTACGACCGGGCCCACGCCGGGTCCGGAATGAGGGTCGCGTTCGACGACGGGAGCGAGACGACGCTCGAAGGCACCACGCTCGACCGCGGTCTCACCGCCGAACTGCTCGGACGGACCGGGCGGATCGCCGGCATCCGCGTGGCCGTGCCGGTGAGCTAGGAACGATCGCTAGAAAAGTCGGACCAGGAGGGGCCGCCATGGCCCCCGACAAGGAACGCCGTCGCGTGCCGCGACGGCGTCTTGCTTGTGGAGGAGCTCTGTGAGCGAGTCTGGTGTTCGTGGAGATCCTTCACGCCGCTCGGCCGGCTGCCGGGTACCCCTGGCGACGCGACACCCGGGTCTGTACGGAGGGACTACTTGAGGAGGACCATCCTCCGCGTCTCAAGCTCCTCGCCGGCCCGGAGGCTGTAGAAGTAGACGCCCGACGCGACCCTCTCGCCGTCGTCACCGGTCCCGTCCCAGGTGACCTGGTGCTCTCCGGGGGGCACGTGGCCGTTCACGAGCGTCCGCACGCGGCGGCCCGCCATGGTGTAGACGACCACCTCGGTCTCCGCGGCCTCGCGGAGCGCGTAGCGGATCGTCGTCGTCGGGTTGAACGGATTGGGGCTCGCGGGCAGGAGGCTGATTCTCGTCTCGCCGACGATGTCGTCACCCCAGACGTCCTCGATGCCGGTGCCGTCGGGCGGCACGTACGTGAAGTTCGTCAGGACGACCTCCTGGTCGG
This genomic interval carries:
- a CDS encoding T9SS type A sorting domain-containing protein is translated as EFSYWGNPSDDIGQFVAQPWDWYGNIERFDATFGDGEITSHAFRWLPDRVECRSWRGGPYDESPGTMIHEWTYTGPHIPRPEIPRVHINLWRCCDDPSSDQEVVLTNFTYVPPDGTGIEDVWGDDIVGETRISLLPASPNPFNPTTTIRYALREAAETEVVVYTMAGRRVRTLVNGHVPPGEHQVTWDGTGDDGERVASGVYFYSLRAGEELETRRMVLLK